The Sinobacterium caligoides DNA window GCCGTTACGGGGGTGCGCAAACCACTGTCCATGATAACGCGCAGAGGCTGGCGCCGACAGATCTGTTCGGCATCGTCTAAGCTCAGCTCGGACACACGAACTGTCAACGAGCTATCGTCGTGTAATATGCTGCCGACGCCGGTAACAATGGCACAGCTGCGCGCACGTAATCGCTGCACTTGACTGCGAGCCGCAGGACCCGTGATCCATTGACTCTCACCACTCTGCATCGCCGTTCGACCGTCGACACTCATCGCCAACTTAGCGGTAACCAATGGCAACCCACTAGTCATTCGCTTGATGAAACCAGGGTTGAGCGCTCGTGCCGTAGCCTCCTGCACACCGCAGACAACGGCAATATTATGTGCCCGAAGAAAGTGTGTGCCACCGCCATCGACAGCCGGGTTTGGGTCTTGCATCGCCACCACGACACGCACCACACCGGCCTTCACTAAAGCCTCGCAACAGGGGCCGGTTCGACCGGTATGACTGCAGGGCTCTAATGTGACATAAGCTGTCGCCCCCTTAGCCTGCTCTCCGGCGACAGCCAAGGCGTTCACCTCTGCGTGCCCCTCACCTGCGAACCGATGAAAGCCCTCCCCGACAACCTCATCGTCGCGCACCAAGACGCAACCGACACGAGGGTTCGGTGAGGTGGTATAGAGCCCTTGCCTGGCTAGGCGAATAGCGCGCAACATGTAGTAGTCGTCACGCTCTGAAGCCTGCATCGTCAGCGGGCTAACCATCGCTGCCGCCCTCATCTCCCGCGGAGAGACGGTCGATCTCCCTGCGGAACTCGTCTAGATCTTGGAAGTCTCGGTAGACTGAGGCAAAGCGTACATAGGCCACATGATCGAGGGTACGAAGACGCTCCATT harbors:
- the ribD gene encoding bifunctional diaminohydroxyphosphoribosylaminopyrimidine deaminase/5-amino-6-(5-phosphoribosylamino)uracil reductase RibD, producing the protein MQASERDDYYMLRAIRLARQGLYTTSPNPRVGCVLVRDDEVVGEGFHRFAGEGHAEVNALAVAGEQAKGATAYVTLEPCSHTGRTGPCCEALVKAGVVRVVVAMQDPNPAVDGGGTHFLRAHNIAVVCGVQEATARALNPGFIKRMTSGLPLVTAKLAMSVDGRTAMQSGESQWITGPAARSQVQRLRARSCAIVTGVGSILHDDSSLTVRVSELSLDDAEQICRRQPLRVIMDSGLRTPVTAKILQQPGRTVIAYCRDDQERRAALVAAGAELIQLPCRDDRVDGRALLRWLASEQQCNEVLLEAGSQLAGNWLGQGLIDELQLFMAAKLLGSKARPLFSLPLDTMKEQVALDISDIRAVGNDWLISAKPQIIDEQCAVKAPSDEAESH